The Kroppenstedtia pulmonis genome has a segment encoding these proteins:
- a CDS encoding phytoene desaturase family protein, giving the protein MSEKVVVVGGGLAGLSSAARLAKKGYQVQLLEKTPKLGGRAITIPLKGFNFNFGAHAIYGRDQSVLRKFESELGLKVDWKHFSPKKAFYDMGSFTTPMPSTLERLYRTKILDAENKVRFAYEIIKTLTSLERGQEDILIGDYLQDEPEQIRDLFLTLASSNFFSNEPEKIPSPLFFRYYKRLFAAQNPVAYIGGGWQSIVDGLAKILEDHGGEIVNKEKISKVEMDGRRVTAIHGKESVYTADRFIFCVPPKELVSMFEETPYQHLFEEYNRYRSNQVVVYDIGLKERITSPYTYIYHKEERVFITDISHYDQTCTPEGGQLLQAISYMNPEEMEQDKGKEKISSIESVYDKHYPGWRDLLVAKRLSKRATVQEIKCVEDQRLMPIQFYSLNNSYFAGDWCQGEGQLSELSFSSAYEVTQRILAHPDRK; this is encoded by the coding sequence TTGTCAGAGAAAGTTGTTGTCGTCGGCGGGGGGTTGGCAGGCCTGAGTTCGGCGGCACGCCTTGCCAAAAAAGGATACCAAGTTCAACTTCTTGAAAAGACACCGAAGCTGGGCGGAAGGGCGATTACCATCCCTTTGAAGGGATTTAATTTTAACTTCGGCGCTCACGCTATTTATGGTCGGGATCAATCCGTCTTACGCAAGTTCGAAAGCGAACTGGGTTTAAAGGTTGACTGGAAACATTTTTCACCCAAAAAAGCTTTTTATGATATGGGCTCCTTTACAACACCAATGCCCTCCACCCTGGAACGGTTGTATCGGACGAAGATCCTCGATGCCGAAAACAAGGTTCGTTTTGCGTATGAGATCATCAAAACGCTGACCTCTCTGGAACGTGGCCAAGAGGACATCTTGATCGGCGACTATCTTCAGGACGAGCCGGAACAGATCCGGGATCTATTCTTAACATTGGCTTCATCCAACTTTTTCAGTAATGAGCCGGAAAAAATCCCATCACCCCTGTTTTTCCGATATTACAAACGTTTATTTGCCGCCCAAAATCCTGTAGCCTATATTGGTGGTGGATGGCAATCCATTGTGGATGGTCTGGCTAAGATACTGGAAGATCATGGCGGGGAAATCGTTAACAAGGAAAAGATCTCAAAAGTAGAGATGGATGGACGACGGGTAACCGCCATTCACGGAAAAGAATCCGTTTACACTGCCGATCGGTTCATCTTCTGTGTTCCTCCCAAAGAGCTTGTCTCTATGTTTGAGGAAACACCCTACCAGCACTTATTTGAAGAATATAATCGCTATCGGTCCAATCAGGTCGTCGTATATGATATTGGGTTAAAAGAACGGATCACCAGTCCCTATACGTACATCTACCACAAAGAGGAACGCGTTTTCATCACGGATATCTCCCACTATGACCAAACCTGCACCCCGGAAGGCGGACAGTTGTTGCAGGCGATTTCCTATATGAATCCGGAGGAAATGGAACAGGATAAAGGAAAGGAAAAAATCAGTTCCATCGAATCCGTTTACGACAAGCATTATCCGGGATGGCGGGATCTGCTGGTCGCCAAACGGCTTTCCAAGCGGGCTACCGTGCAGGAAATCAAGTGTGTTGAAGATCAACGCCTGATGCCGATTCAGTTCTACAGCCTGAACAACTCCTACTTTGCCGGAGATTGGTGTCAAGGTGAAGGGCAACTCTCTGAGCTTTCCTTCAGCTCTGCCTATGAAGTCACCCAACGTATTCTCGCCCATCCTGACCGTAAGTAA
- the holA gene encoding DNA polymerase III subunit delta — translation MIRQLYQELKQGDIHPVYLFYGSETFLMDEACEEIRNQVLPEENRDWDETIMDLEEVPVQALVQEVETPSFFGERRVVTGRNAWFLTGARTKEKVPHQPDELIRYVQQPMESNILIVTVPSDKLDARKKVVKELRKKVREVVFQPLEAKELTAWVSKRLKQTGVDVHPRSGEQLIHRVGGDLRLLNQEIGKLASFAGAGGSITPEVVEELVPRTLEQDVFKLVDQVSRRQIGAALSIYYDLLSNREEPIRILSLIIRQFRIMLQVKVLARQGRSEREIASLLKVHPYPVKLALRQGKAYPESLLRQLLSRSIEADQEIKSGRIEKTLAVEKLLLSVETV, via the coding sequence ATGATTCGGCAATTGTATCAGGAGTTGAAACAGGGTGATATCCATCCAGTCTATTTGTTTTACGGATCAGAGACTTTTTTGATGGATGAAGCCTGTGAGGAGATTCGAAATCAGGTGTTGCCGGAAGAAAACCGGGATTGGGATGAAACGATCATGGATTTGGAGGAGGTTCCGGTTCAGGCTCTGGTTCAGGAAGTGGAAACCCCTTCTTTCTTTGGTGAGAGAAGAGTTGTTACCGGTCGCAATGCCTGGTTTCTGACAGGGGCACGAACAAAAGAGAAAGTTCCTCATCAACCAGATGAGTTAATTCGATATGTCCAACAACCCATGGAAAGTAATATTTTGATTGTAACCGTCCCATCGGATAAATTGGATGCCCGGAAAAAAGTGGTCAAGGAATTGCGAAAAAAGGTACGGGAAGTGGTTTTTCAGCCTTTGGAAGCAAAGGAGTTGACTGCCTGGGTCTCTAAACGGCTGAAGCAGACGGGTGTCGATGTTCATCCTCGAAGCGGTGAACAGTTGATCCACCGGGTTGGGGGTGATTTGCGACTGTTAAACCAGGAAATCGGTAAATTGGCATCTTTTGCAGGGGCTGGTGGAAGCATTACCCCGGAGGTGGTGGAGGAGTTGGTGCCCCGTACGCTGGAGCAGGATGTGTTTAAATTGGTGGATCAGGTCAGCCGTCGTCAAATCGGGGCGGCCCTGTCGATTTATTACGACTTGCTTAGCAATCGGGAAGAGCCTATTCGCATTCTGTCTTTAATTATCCGTCAGTTTCGTATCATGTTGCAGGTCAAGGTACTGGCCCGTCAAGGAAGATCAGAACGGGAAATCGCTTCTCTGCTGAAAGTCCATCCTTACCCGGTAAAGCTGGCTTTGCGCCAGGGAAAAGCTTACCCGGAATCTCTCCTGCGCCAATTATTGTCCCGGTCCATAGAGGCAGATCAAGAGATTAAATCCGGTCGCATTGAAAAAACCTTGGCGGTGGAAAAGCTACTTCTTTCCGTGGAGACGGTATAA
- a CDS encoding CcdC family protein, producing the protein MGQLQIIVTAGTALMAVMAALIRIRASDHPTSAKKILIPPLGMSTGYLMFLFPPAQIPWTWGLGAFITGVILFSYPLIQTSHFQVIDGQIYLKRSKAFIVILFTLLAIRMLAHNYVEDLVSLPQTAGLFFNLAFGMLLPWRVFMYIRYRKLWSKIHHPTGP; encoded by the coding sequence ATGGGTCAACTGCAAATAATCGTCACTGCTGGTACAGCACTGATGGCCGTGATGGCAGCTTTGATTCGGATTCGAGCATCCGACCACCCGACCTCAGCTAAAAAAATTTTAATACCTCCTCTGGGAATGAGTACCGGATATCTTATGTTTTTGTTTCCTCCCGCTCAAATTCCCTGGACCTGGGGATTGGGAGCTTTTATAACAGGAGTTATTCTGTTTTCTTATCCTTTGATACAAACTTCCCATTTTCAAGTGATTGACGGTCAAATCTATCTGAAACGTTCCAAAGCCTTTATCGTTATCCTGTTTACCCTGCTGGCCATTCGAATGTTGGCCCATAATTATGTGGAAGACCTGGTTTCTCTCCCCCAAACTGCGGGACTTTTTTTCAATCTGGCATTTGGAATGCTCCTGCCATGGAGAGTGTTTATGTATATTCGATACCGCAAACTTTGGTCCAAAATCCATCATCCCACAGGCCCTTAA
- a CDS encoding manganese efflux pump gives MESLAALFMLAVASNVDNTGVGLVYGIRNKRIPYGALWAVTIIGGIASGVAAEGSIWLKQWLPPFLESGIAGGILIAIGIRSWNFSSIRSLYYQALLEKEWWFLSVALSLNNIGLGLTGGLLGFHPVIFGLSIGLTSGIALWIGSRIGEKLGKTAWQQWINPLSSLLLIGMGIYQFLGW, from the coding sequence ATGGAAAGCTTAGCAGCCCTGTTTATGCTCGCTGTGGCTTCCAATGTGGACAATACGGGAGTGGGACTGGTTTACGGAATCCGAAACAAGCGAATCCCTTATGGAGCTTTGTGGGCTGTCACCATCATCGGAGGCATTGCTTCAGGAGTCGCAGCAGAAGGAAGTATCTGGTTGAAACAATGGCTTCCTCCCTTTCTGGAAAGTGGGATCGCCGGGGGAATCCTGATCGCAATCGGAATCCGATCCTGGAACTTCTCTTCCATCCGCAGTCTTTACTACCAAGCATTATTGGAAAAAGAATGGTGGTTTTTATCCGTTGCCCTATCGTTGAACAACATCGGATTGGGGTTAACCGGAGGATTGTTAGGGTTTCATCCGGTGATCTTCGGATTATCCATTGGTCTAACCAGTGGTATAGCATTGTGGATCGGCAGTCGAATCGGTGAAAAGCTTGGCAAAACCGCCTGGCAACAATGGATCAATCCCCTTAGCTCCCTGTTGCTGATCGGAATGGGGATCTACCAATTTTTAGGATGGTGA
- the rpsT gene encoding 30S ribosomal protein S20, which produces MPNIKSAIKRTKTNEKRRNQRMAQKSAMRTSVKKFLTAVEQQEKEQAAVLLREAKRKLDKAVTKSLIHKNAASRQKSLLDKKYQAMNG; this is translated from the coding sequence ATGCCCAATATCAAATCCGCCATCAAACGGACCAAAACCAACGAAAAACGGCGAAATCAACGGATGGCTCAGAAATCCGCCATGCGCACCTCCGTCAAGAAATTCTTGACCGCCGTGGAACAACAGGAAAAAGAGCAGGCCGCAGTACTGCTCCGGGAAGCCAAGCGAAAGCTGGACAAAGCTGTTACCAAAAGCTTGATCCACAAAAACGCCGCCTCCCGCCAAAAATCCCTTTTGGATAAGAAATATCAAGCCATGAACGGCTAA
- a CDS encoding DNA internalization-related competence protein ComEC/Rec2, protein MTKPLFWSALGWATGISVGMYVSLPVWVWGLATVGGIIVGFICYLLLGRYMIVFGILASIAGGATQIQWVEASNVSHIPADLGEQESIKGTIYGKTSAPVEVDGDQARVAVKVDRFKTGKREVSLQGEEMVLQIRLQREEDRNIREVKRGRSFRAVVEIKRPDPARNPGAFDYRQYLYHRGIHWTAKVDAVNQMVFFHDKKSLYSKIDDLRFFLGRELDAVYAEDVAGLVRGMILGERKEVPFETENDFQVLGLVHLLAISGLHVGVFTGFSYLLLTTMGLTREKASACLLLLLPLYALLTGAGAPVVRASVMAGLGLVAAMFRRWNDSLSFWGAAALFMLWWNPYQLFEAGFQLSFSVTLALLIGVAPLSRILPFSRKWLRQLVAVTIVTQMASFPLIIYHFNEYSFLSPFLNVLVVPIVSLAVIPLAFLALMLAAFHTGLAWLPAFLSSVLLQGLIKFLSPLAATTMFRWIWATPSGWWLAGYGVICLYGLWAWTGGRLIPRYHRLLSSCLLVIWLGYASFPDWISDKELRITYLDVGQGDCAVIETPEGKVILVDGGGTLPFPKEPWQEPRQAYDVGERVVLPYLKHRGIRRVDEMVMTHGDTDHIGGLIAVADRLPVERVIRNAHPPKTVTERRLLQKVAEKKALISLPPVGKSQPLEEGIRWWFLHPSGEPGRRKDPNHDSVVFILEAYGYRILMTGDIEEEAEKEILQHWHLPEVHLLKVAHHGSRTSTTDVWLEVTQPQVAVISAGRNNRYGHPSPEVLERLEKYGTRIFRTDQQGAITLRLRPGSWQMETMEIRK, encoded by the coding sequence ATGACGAAGCCCTTATTTTGGTCCGCTCTTGGATGGGCAACCGGAATCAGTGTGGGCATGTATGTCTCTCTTCCGGTATGGGTGTGGGGTCTGGCAACAGTAGGCGGAATCATTGTTGGATTTATCTGTTACCTGTTGCTGGGGCGCTATATGATTGTTTTCGGGATACTGGCATCCATAGCAGGAGGAGCGACACAGATCCAATGGGTGGAGGCATCCAATGTCAGTCACATTCCGGCAGATCTGGGGGAGCAGGAGTCCATCAAGGGGACGATTTATGGAAAGACATCAGCACCTGTGGAAGTGGATGGTGATCAGGCCAGGGTGGCAGTGAAGGTTGATCGGTTCAAAACAGGAAAGAGAGAGGTTTCCTTACAGGGTGAAGAGATGGTCTTGCAGATCCGGTTGCAAAGGGAAGAGGATCGAAACATCAGGGAGGTGAAACGGGGGCGTTCATTTCGTGCTGTAGTTGAAATAAAACGTCCTGATCCTGCAAGAAATCCAGGGGCTTTTGATTACCGGCAGTATCTTTACCACAGGGGAATCCATTGGACGGCAAAGGTGGATGCTGTAAACCAGATGGTTTTTTTTCATGACAAAAAGAGTCTATACAGCAAAATCGATGATCTTCGCTTTTTTTTAGGACGGGAATTGGATGCTGTATATGCCGAAGATGTAGCCGGTTTGGTTCGTGGGATGATTCTGGGGGAACGAAAAGAGGTTCCCTTTGAAACAGAAAATGACTTTCAGGTTCTGGGACTTGTTCATTTGTTGGCTATCTCCGGATTGCATGTCGGGGTTTTTACCGGGTTTTCCTATCTTTTGTTGACAACAATGGGCCTTACTCGGGAAAAGGCATCTGCTTGTTTGCTGTTGTTGCTGCCTCTGTATGCTTTGCTGACCGGAGCGGGAGCGCCGGTAGTCCGGGCATCTGTGATGGCGGGATTGGGATTGGTAGCTGCTATGTTCCGCCGCTGGAACGATAGTTTGTCCTTTTGGGGTGCAGCCGCTCTGTTCATGCTATGGTGGAATCCGTATCAACTTTTTGAAGCCGGATTTCAGTTATCCTTCTCAGTGACTCTTGCTTTATTGATTGGAGTTGCTCCACTCAGCCGGATTCTTCCTTTTTCCCGGAAGTGGCTGAGACAATTGGTTGCAGTGACGATTGTGACTCAGATGGCATCCTTTCCCTTGATTATCTATCATTTTAATGAGTATTCATTTCTTTCTCCGTTTTTAAATGTACTGGTGGTACCTATTGTTAGCCTGGCAGTGATTCCACTGGCTTTTCTGGCATTGATGTTGGCCGCCTTTCATACTGGATTGGCCTGGTTGCCGGCCTTTTTATCCTCTGTGCTCTTGCAGGGATTGATCAAGTTCTTATCTCCACTGGCTGCAACAACGATGTTTCGCTGGATTTGGGCCACACCCTCCGGTTGGTGGTTGGCAGGCTATGGAGTCATTTGCCTCTATGGATTATGGGCATGGACAGGCGGGAGATTGATTCCCCGGTATCATCGGCTACTCAGTTCCTGTCTGTTGGTAATTTGGTTGGGTTATGCTTCCTTTCCGGACTGGATCTCTGACAAGGAGCTTCGTATTACCTATCTGGATGTGGGGCAAGGAGATTGTGCAGTCATCGAAACTCCAGAGGGAAAAGTCATCCTGGTAGATGGAGGTGGCACCCTTCCCTTTCCCAAAGAGCCGTGGCAGGAACCCAGACAGGCATATGATGTAGGAGAGCGAGTCGTATTGCCCTATTTGAAACATCGGGGAATCCGCCGTGTGGATGAAATGGTGATGACCCATGGAGATACCGATCACATTGGGGGCTTGATTGCTGTTGCAGATCGGCTGCCTGTGGAAAGAGTCATTCGGAATGCTCATCCGCCGAAAACGGTTACGGAAAGAAGATTACTGCAAAAAGTGGCTGAAAAGAAGGCTCTGATCTCCCTGCCACCCGTTGGGAAAAGTCAGCCCCTGGAGGAGGGAATTCGCTGGTGGTTTCTTCATCCTTCAGGGGAGCCTGGGAGGAGGAAGGATCCCAACCATGACTCCGTTGTTTTTATACTGGAAGCATACGGTTACCGAATATTGATGACAGGAGACATCGAAGAAGAAGCGGAAAAAGAGATTCTTCAGCACTGGCATCTTCCAGAGGTACATTTGCTGAAAGTGGCTCATCATGGCAGCCGAACGTCCACGACAGACGTCTGGTTAGAAGTAACGCAACCCCAGGTGGCGGTCATATCAGCGGGTCGAAATAATCGATATGGACATCCTTCCCCGGAAGTGTTGGAAAGGTTGGAAAAATACGGTACCCGCATTTTCCGCACAGACCAACAGGGAGCCATCACCCTCCGACTTCGCCCTGGGTCGTGGCAAATGGAAACCATGGAAATACGCAAGTAG
- the trpS gene encoding tryptophan--tRNA ligase, with protein sequence MKRIFSGMQPTGVLHLGNYLGALKRFIPIQDEGECYFCVVDYHALTVPRDPAELKRKTVELAGLYLAAGLDPKKATLFAQSHNPDHTEAAWMLQCVARIGELNRMTQFKDKGKGSDSVTAGLYTYPVLMAADILLYQADEVPVGEDQKQHLELTRDIAERFNREYGDTFRIPEPKIGKAGARIMGLDHPEKKMSKSAASDANYVTLLEHPDSIMKKFKRAVTDSENEIRFDPETKPGVSNLLSIISVLTGKDISSLEKEYDGRGYGHLKIDTAEAVIQELRPLQERYTRLMEDGEVERVLAEGARRAREITGETLAQMREKMGLITRIGL encoded by the coding sequence ATGAAACGAATTTTTTCAGGAATGCAGCCTACAGGAGTATTGCATCTGGGTAACTATCTGGGAGCGTTAAAGCGGTTTATTCCCATCCAGGATGAAGGAGAGTGCTATTTTTGTGTAGTGGACTACCATGCACTGACGGTTCCCCGGGATCCGGCGGAATTAAAAAGGAAAACAGTGGAACTGGCAGGGTTGTACCTGGCTGCAGGGTTGGATCCAAAGAAAGCCACTTTATTTGCTCAATCCCATAACCCGGATCATACCGAGGCGGCATGGATGTTGCAATGTGTGGCCCGTATCGGAGAACTGAACCGGATGACCCAGTTTAAGGATAAGGGGAAGGGATCTGATTCCGTTACGGCAGGGTTGTATACCTATCCTGTTCTCATGGCGGCGGACATTCTCCTGTATCAAGCAGACGAGGTACCAGTGGGAGAAGATCAGAAGCAACACCTGGAATTAACCCGGGATATTGCTGAGCGTTTTAACCGGGAATACGGAGACACGTTCCGCATTCCGGAACCAAAGATTGGGAAAGCCGGTGCCCGGATCATGGGATTGGATCATCCGGAGAAAAAAATGAGCAAAAGCGCTGCCAGTGATGCCAACTATGTTACACTGCTGGAACATCCCGACTCGATTATGAAGAAATTTAAACGGGCTGTTACGGATTCGGAAAATGAGATACGGTTTGATCCGGAAACAAAGCCAGGTGTCAGTAATTTGCTGTCCATTATAAGTGTGTTGACCGGGAAGGATATTTCCTCTCTGGAAAAAGAATACGATGGCCGGGGGTACGGTCACTTGAAGATAGATACGGCAGAAGCCGTGATCCAGGAATTACGCCCCCTTCAGGAACGCTACACCCGGTTGATGGAGGACGGAGAAGTGGAAAGGGTTCTGGCAGAAGGAGCCCGACGTGCCCGGGAGATAACCGGGGAAACACTGGCTCAAATGAGGGAGAAGATGGGATTGATTACCCGAATTGGACTTTAA
- a CDS encoding tetratricopeptide repeat protein yields the protein MSHIDVSEIGEIIRKIRKEKGLRLEDLADDNISPATISNIERGVPHVSTVKAQYLMDKLEIDLSKLPDLIMSEQKEHQNLKFKLLNIESMCGTGFPEKALQELNNINLDDNHPFSCTVHYLKGKFYLEKQIWKRAERSFYKAIQLASLGNRTNNIEAGSFLELGLCCYFQNNLDEALRFTESGLDAYVENGDRLHLKYVLLQNKAIYLERLGRINESMNIVQEVWPELHKIDEAKLLLNFHWLRSDLLRQMKRYDEAIDIAIVGLDIARRNQNYSFLFDLWTVLGTVYMNKSVWDKAKESFESALDLKSLIQEKDKFTTTYARLAILYMHLNQWDQAFDCSQKAIDNGKRYHDAPRQTYALQVRGDLHRLKGEKEKAIPYYKQALELARKYHYKEKQYKTLLRLSDYWSELNDDEFKDFSVWLGLSV from the coding sequence ATGTCCCATATCGATGTCAGTGAGATCGGTGAAATTATTCGGAAGATCAGAAAAGAAAAAGGATTGAGATTGGAAGACTTGGCTGATGACAATATTTCTCCTGCTACGATCAGTAATATAGAACGGGGAGTACCACATGTCAGTACCGTAAAAGCCCAATATTTAATGGACAAGCTTGAAATTGACTTGAGCAAACTTCCCGATTTGATTATGTCAGAACAAAAAGAACACCAAAACCTAAAGTTTAAACTTTTAAATATTGAATCCATGTGTGGAACAGGATTTCCCGAAAAGGCTTTACAAGAACTGAACAACATCAATTTAGACGACAATCACCCCTTTTCCTGTACAGTCCACTACCTGAAAGGAAAATTTTATCTGGAAAAGCAGATCTGGAAAAGAGCGGAACGATCTTTCTATAAAGCGATTCAGCTTGCCAGTTTGGGTAACCGAACAAACAACATCGAAGCAGGTTCTTTTCTGGAACTGGGACTTTGCTGTTATTTTCAAAATAACCTGGATGAGGCCTTACGGTTTACTGAAAGTGGATTGGATGCATATGTAGAAAACGGAGATCGTCTGCATCTCAAGTATGTTCTGCTCCAAAATAAAGCGATTTATTTGGAAAGGCTGGGACGGATCAACGAAAGCATGAACATTGTCCAAGAAGTCTGGCCTGAGTTACATAAAATCGATGAGGCAAAATTGCTTTTAAACTTCCATTGGTTGCGCTCCGACTTATTAAGACAAATGAAGCGATATGATGAAGCCATCGATATTGCCATAGTTGGATTGGATATCGCCAGACGAAATCAAAATTATAGTTTTCTTTTTGACCTATGGACTGTTTTAGGAACCGTCTATATGAATAAAAGTGTTTGGGACAAAGCAAAAGAAAGCTTTGAAAGTGCCCTCGATCTTAAAAGCCTGATCCAGGAAAAAGATAAATTCACCACTACTTATGCCAGATTGGCCATTTTGTATATGCACTTAAATCAATGGGATCAGGCCTTTGACTGCTCTCAAAAAGCCATCGACAACGGGAAGCGCTATCATGACGCACCGCGCCAAACCTATGCTCTCCAAGTAAGAGGCGATCTTCATCGACTTAAAGGGGAGAAAGAAAAAGCCATCCCTTATTACAAACAGGCTTTGGAACTGGCCCGAAAATATCATTACAAGGAGAAACAATACAAAACACTTTTACGGTTATCAGATTACTGGTCGGAACTAAACGACGATGAATTTAAAGATTTTTCGGTTTGGCTCGGGCTTTCTGTTTAA
- a CDS encoding oxidoreductase: MSNKSALLAGAGGLVGSRLLTHLLESGAYHQVSILVRRPLPVHHPRLEQYSIDFDRLSEEINHINATDVFCCLGTTMKKAKKRETFRKVDYTYPLSLAKQAKSNGCQRFLVVTALGSNPRSPFFYNQVKGDLEEALKKMGLPSLSIFQPSLLLGQREEFRLGESAAALLMRLFSFSFIGPLTKYKAIPAETVARAMFLAAQENHTGVQVYESHHIRQLASRSI; the protein is encoded by the coding sequence ATGTCCAACAAGTCCGCCTTACTCGCCGGTGCCGGAGGACTCGTCGGCAGCAGACTGTTAACACATCTATTGGAAAGCGGTGCCTATCATCAGGTGTCCATCCTGGTACGTCGTCCTCTACCTGTTCACCACCCTCGACTGGAACAGTATTCCATCGATTTTGATCGATTGTCTGAAGAAATAAACCACATAAACGCTACAGATGTCTTCTGTTGTTTAGGAACCACCATGAAGAAGGCCAAAAAACGAGAAACCTTTCGAAAAGTGGATTACACTTATCCCCTATCTCTGGCCAAACAAGCCAAAAGTAATGGATGCCAACGCTTTTTGGTAGTTACCGCATTAGGTTCCAATCCCCGTTCTCCTTTCTTTTACAATCAGGTTAAAGGAGATCTGGAAGAAGCATTGAAGAAAATGGGTCTCCCTTCCTTATCTATTTTTCAACCCTCTCTTCTGTTGGGTCAGCGAGAGGAGTTCCGATTGGGAGAGTCTGCCGCTGCCCTGTTGATGCGTCTGTTTTCCTTTTCATTTATCGGACCCTTGACCAAATACAAGGCCATTCCTGCAGAAACCGTAGCCAGAGCCATGTTTCTCGCCGCTCAGGAGAATCACACAGGGGTTCAAGTTTATGAATCCCATCACATCCGACAACTGGCAAGTAGATCGATCTGA
- the gpr gene encoding GPR endopeptidase, with protein sequence MVSKGDKPQKLNLNAFPIRTDLAREAHDMAIQQRQEDSIPGVTMDEREEKGITTSWIHIQDENGAREMGKQPGVYLTLEVPSLRSKDSELQHRVASHFSQEFQRFLQQVGIDKNAQVLIVGLGNWNVTADALGPFVVKHTMVTRHLFELMPEQVGEGYRSVSAISPGVLGTTGIETSEIVFGVVEKTQPDVVIAVDALASRALSRVNTTIQVADTGIHPGSGVGNKRKALNQESLGIPVIAIGIPTVVDATTIAQDTVDLILGHLARELAGKKPTNPLDPLNRASIKELQAQEISPRAREKMLGMVGGLNPEEQRQLIQEVLEPMGQNLIVTPKEVDAFIGDMGKLVADGLNCALHDAVTMENVSSHVT encoded by the coding sequence ATGGTCTCAAAGGGAGATAAGCCCCAAAAGTTGAACTTAAATGCTTTTCCGATTCGAACCGACTTGGCCCGGGAAGCCCACGACATGGCGATCCAACAGCGACAAGAAGACTCCATTCCGGGGGTTACGATGGATGAGCGTGAGGAGAAAGGCATTACGACGAGCTGGATTCATATTCAGGACGAAAATGGAGCGCGGGAAATGGGTAAGCAGCCAGGGGTCTACTTAACGCTGGAAGTTCCTTCATTGCGATCGAAGGACTCTGAACTGCAACACCGGGTCGCTTCTCACTTTTCCCAAGAATTTCAACGTTTTTTGCAACAAGTGGGTATCGATAAAAATGCTCAGGTGCTGATCGTGGGTCTGGGCAATTGGAACGTGACGGCAGATGCATTGGGACCTTTTGTGGTAAAACATACGATGGTAACCCGGCACTTGTTTGAATTGATGCCGGAACAAGTAGGGGAGGGCTATCGTTCTGTCAGTGCCATTTCACCTGGGGTGTTAGGTACCACTGGTATTGAAACCAGTGAGATTGTTTTCGGAGTGGTGGAAAAAACTCAGCCTGATGTGGTTATCGCCGTGGATGCCTTGGCATCCCGAGCTTTGAGTCGGGTGAACACCACCATCCAAGTGGCAGATACGGGGATCCATCCCGGTTCGGGAGTGGGTAATAAACGGAAGGCCCTCAATCAGGAATCCCTGGGTATCCCGGTGATTGCCATTGGAATTCCCACAGTAGTTGATGCGACTACGATTGCTCAAGATACGGTGGATTTAATCTTGGGTCACCTTGCCCGGGAACTGGCCGGGAAAAAACCGACGAATCCCTTGGATCCTCTCAATCGGGCCAGTATCAAGGAGTTACAAGCCCAGGAAATTTCCCCCAGGGCTCGGGAGAAGATGTTGGGAATGGTAGGGGGATTAAATCCCGAGGAGCAAAGACAGTTGATTCAAGAAGTACTGGAGCCGATGGGCCAAAACTTGATTGTAACTCCTAAGGAAGTAGATGCCTTTATCGGGGATATGGGCAAATTGGTGGCTGACGGTCTTAATTGTGCCTTACATGATGCCGTTACCATGGAAAATGTATCTTCCCATGTCACGTAG
- a CDS encoding DUF523 domain-containing protein: MKIVSGCFAGIACRYDQKHNRVEEIQKLVREGKAVPVCPEQMGGLPTPRNPAEIVGGDGYDVLDCKARVMDNQGNDVTEAFLAGAREALNMAKAVGAKEAILKERSPSCGSCAIYDGTFSKSKKAGVGVTTALLRRHGIRVTSEEIE, from the coding sequence ATGAAAATTGTAAGTGGGTGTTTTGCCGGTATTGCTTGTCGATATGATCAAAAACACAATCGGGTGGAGGAAATCCAGAAGTTGGTTCGGGAAGGAAAAGCAGTACCTGTCTGTCCTGAACAAATGGGAGGGTTGCCGACACCTCGGAATCCGGCGGAAATTGTAGGCGGTGACGGGTATGATGTCTTGGACTGCAAGGCCCGGGTAATGGATAATCAGGGTAATGATGTGACAGAGGCATTTTTGGCAGGAGCCCGTGAAGCTCTGAACATGGCCAAGGCTGTTGGGGCGAAAGAGGCGATTTTGAAAGAGAGAAGTCCTTCCTGTGGCAGTTGTGCCATTTACGATGGTACATTCAGCAAATCAAAAAAAGCGGGAGTGGGAGTGACCACTGCCCTTCTTCGTCGTCACGGTATCCGGGTTACCTCTGAGGAAATCGAATGA